From Acidianus brierleyi:
TGTAAGATCTCAAAATTTCTTCTTTGGTTAGTGCAGAAATTTTCATTCTTTTTGCTTTCTTTAAATCGCCGAATTTTTCAATTAGAATAAAACCTATGACTGAACCTTCTATATCGTAATCGCAAGCATTTATATATTTTTCTGCATTTTTTGAAAAATAACTTATTGTGTTTATATATTTCTTAGTATATAAATTCTTCTTATCTATCTCCCATAAAGGTTTCCATTCCATAGTATATACTGGAAAAACGTTAGGGCCTGTTATTCCGAATAAATGACCAGCAGCTGATACTATGATTATATTTTCGTTATTATATGTTAATTGCCAATATTTAACTCCTCTATAATTAATTTGCTTGTAAGAACCAAACGCTTCGGCTATCTTTTTAGCAGCCTTAGGTTTTTCGGCTATTATTAGAGTATAACCTCGTATCATTATCCCCTTAAGCTTCTAACAGAAATTAATTCGGTTTTTCCATTAGGAAATCTTCTTCTTACAGTTATAGGCAAAACGTTTCTCTTAAGCTCTTCTTCTGCTATACTTATTGAATTAAGTTTTTTAGAATCCAAAGTACTAATATCAATGAGGGGAGAAGCACCCATAGCTAATTGTAATGCCCTAGCGCTTATTATTCTTGCTTTTTCATAAAGAGTAAGCCTTACTTTCCAACTTTCTATGAAAGTATAATTTAAGGAAGTTATATATTCACTCTCAGACATATCATGAAAACTAATAGAACTTAAAAATAAAACTTTCTTACCATTCTACTTCTGCTCTAAGGAAATCTGGAAGACTACATTCTTTTGGAATATTTAACTCAACTTCCTGTCTTAGTATGTCTGACATAG
This genomic window contains:
- a CDS encoding DNA-directed RNA polymerase subunit K, which translates into the protein MSESEYITSLNYTFIESWKVRLTLYEKARIISARALQLAMGASPLIDISTLDSKKLNSISIAEEELKRNVLPITVRRRFPNGKTELISVRSLRG